The stretch of DNA ACCGGCGCCGTGGGTTTATCGGCCTTGGCCGTAGGCACTACAGCACCCCGGCTTGGTCCGGCCGTGGCGGCGGTCGACCAAGTTTTTGCCTCGCAGAATATCATCGACAACCTGCGAGACATCGGTTTATAAGCCTGGTATCGGTTGTCGGCCGAGCCGTCGGGCGGTTAATGATCGCCGCGACGGCCGGCTGGCCGCGTAATGGTACGGGTCTTTTCTCTGGCCCATCGCAGCCGTGCATGATTGCGCGGCGCGCCGTGCTTTGTTGACGGGCAAATTCCCAATGTCAGGCGGGCACAAAAGTCGCCCATGTGATATCGCAAATTTCTGAAAGTCCTTGCGGCCCATAGCCCTACGACGCAACCGCTGAAGCGCGACAGCACTTCGGCACACCGCTTGCTAATGGGGAGGTGGGCGTGCGATGCGTGACTCGCGGGTGAAGGGCCCTCACCCGCGAGTGACTTTTTTTCGCCCGCAAGCGTTTTCGGTTTCAACGATTGTGCAGCGGAAATTGCCGCAGCAAGAACGGAGTTTTTGGCACGCTGGTTGAAAACCCATTGCGTCGGCAAAGGCACGGATGTGTTTGCAGACGCCGAATTACAGATCTCGCGCAATCGGGATTTGTACGCGAATTGCGAATCGATTATCCGCACGGGATAACCGTCGGTCCAGAAGGATGCCCCAATGGCTTGGGTGAGCGCTCCGCCTAGCCCACCCAAGCCTGGGGCGTCTCTTTTCGATCGCCTCTCTTTCCTTGGCAACTCTCGCTGAGTTGCATTTACGGTCTGCCCACAATCTCGGGTGAGTAGGTTGCCCAGCGCATCCTACCGGCAGGGTTGTCGTGTGATAGACAGAATGCGTGATCGGCCGCATACCGATACGATGTTCCCACACCTTCATAGCGCCCTATGCGGCGCTATGTTTCGTCGCGGTGCGTGCCTTATCGGCGCTGTGGTCGCAACGTGGGACGCCGCTGTCGAGATAAAGAAGCCGGCCGATGAACCAGCCGAGTTTTGCCTTGGCACGCGACGATCTTCGAGTGCCAGAATTCAACGCACGGTCGCCTAAAGGATGCACGACGACCACCGCCCCCACTCCGGCCGCCCGCTCAACCGGCAGCAGCAGGCCTTGAGGGGCCGTGCTGTCGCGGCTACCATCAAACGCATCCCCTTGCCTCGCGGAGCCGCGCCAGCATGAAACTGATTATCGCCATTATCCAGCCCAGTCGGCTCGAAGCCGTCAAGGTTGCCTTGACCGAGGTCGAAGTTTTTCGTCTTACGGTAATGGACGTGCAGGGTTTCGGCCGCCAAAAAGGGCACACCGAGACATTCCGCGGACACGAGTTCTCTGTGAATCTGTTGCGCAAAGTGCAATTGCAAATCGCGGTGAATGAGGATTTCGTCGAGCCCACGATCCAAGCGATCATCAAGGGAGGCCGATCCGGTCCAGCCGGCGAAATCGGCGACGGCAAAATCTTTATCCTGCCTTTGGACGACTGCATTCGCATTCGCACTGGCGAGCGCGGTAACGAGGCGATCTAGGCGACTCGCGCGAACCGAGACTTACCTGCGAAGCTGAACGAACAAAGCCATTGCGGTATCAAGCTACCGATAAGGTGCCCACGAGGGACCGGCTGGCTCGCCGCCCGTATTGCTGGGCGATTCTCCGTTGCCCTCACCGACCGAGTCATCTTTCGATTCAACCGCTGCAGGCGGCGACGTGAGGGGCGGCGTGCTTTCCGGTGACGGTTCTTCGCGCGCGGGCAGCGGCGTCGTAGCGCGCTGCCAACCACTCGCTGAATTCATGCCGAGCCGAGGGCCCAGGTCACGTCGCGCAGGGCTCTCAACTTCCGTCCAGGCCGCGGCGGGATTGGCCTCTGCTGTTGGCTGCAGCGCGTATTCCGCCACAAATTGCTGCCCGTCTGCCGTCGTCAATCGAACAAACAGCAGCAGATTATCAACAGTTGGAGTTGCGTCCGGCCAGGTCAAGCGAAAGTGTAGACCACCTCCGGCCTCGGTTCCCTTGAAGTGCGTGGCCACCTCATCGGCGGAAAAATTCCAGCGCGCGAGCCGCGCCGCAGGGCCGGTCTGCGAAGGATCGAGCACCGCAATGGCGATATCGCCGGTGGCCTCGGTCAATCGGCTGGCCGTGTCGCGCGGTTCGATAACGACCTGCAACCCTCCGTCGGAAGACGTGTCGGATGGCGGCTTTCGCCAAACGGTCAGCTTGGGATTCACAACCAGCGAAGCGATCGGCTCGCGAGGGTCCCGGTTCACCAGTTTCGGTCGCGCAACTGCGCGGGGCGCGACAAGTTCGTTAGCCGGCGACTCCATCCCAGACGCGATCGACTCCTCCCCCTTCGCATCGTACACCGGTGCCTCATCGGCGGGCGCTTCGGATTCTGATTTTCCCAAGGTCCCATCCCGCACTTCGGCGCTCGGTGGACTGATCAGCGGTGGGCCGGCAAAGGGGGGCACCGATTCGCGTCGCAATCTCTTGCGGGCTTCGCCATCGGGAAGCTCGACGCGCGGCGGAGCATTCGTATCAGGACTGGACGCCGGTGATGACTCGTCGACCGCCGGGCGCAATGGTCCACGCCTCGGTGCCGCGGTCGGCGCAGCGCCTGCGTTCGCCTGGGCCGCTCGCTGGCACGCCTCGAGAGCGGACTTGGCGTCTTCCAGTTGCCATGTTACTTCGTCGAGTCTCTGCTCGAGCTGGAAGTTTTCCCGCTCCAGGTCCATGTTCGCGTTGCGCAGCTGGTGAAACTGGCAGCCACTGGCGCAGCACAACATGCCCAACGCGGCCGTGATATGCCATCGGTACATAGGCAGCCTCGCAAAGGGTTCCGTCGTGCCGGCACGCAGCGCCAGCATGCGGCGGTCGCCTTGCTCTATCGATTGATTAGAAATGCTCGCATTCGACGCGCGGACATGCATCGAGAGGCGCTGCGCAGTCGTCCGTAGGCAAAGATGCCTCGCGCTAAAGCCGCGCTAGGCTCTTTGCTCACGCGCTGGCAAACACCTGCGGATCACGTCCTTGTGATTTGCTAAGAATCCGTTTGCAATCGTCGCCCCGGCGGCCTTGGTGCGGGATGTGAAGCCGCCGGTTTTTCTCAAAAATCATCTCTCGTTCGGCCGCGATTTTTGGACCTCGGCCGTCGCGCGGCTGCTGACCTAAGTCGTGGCCGGCGTTGGCGCCATATGCTCGATTACCCGATCGATCAGGCAGTATTCCAGGGCCTCTTCGCTGGACATAAAACGGTCTCGATCGGTGTCCTTCTCGATCTTGTCCAAAGGATGGCCGGTGTGCTTGAGCAGGATGCTGTTGATCTTGGCCTTCACCTTCTGGAATTCCTTGGCGTGGATCATGATCTCTTCGGCCGTGCCTTCCATGCCTGCCA from Pirellulales bacterium encodes:
- a CDS encoding P-II family nitrogen regulator yields the protein MKLIIAIIQPSRLEAVKVALTEVEVFRLTVMDVQGFGRQKGHTETFRGHEFSVNLLRKVQLQIAVNEDFVEPTIQAIIKGGRSGPAGEIGDGKIFILPLDDCIRIRTGERGNEAI